A genomic window from Pseudogulbenkiania sp. MAI-1 includes:
- a CDS encoding NAD(P)-dependent oxidoreductase: MNVVIIGISGRVGSRLANELLQRGHKVTGIARDIGKVEPRAGVTLKQADATDPTALAPLLAGHDAVISASMFLSSNAASLISAVKDAGVPRLLVVGGAGSLEVAPGVQLIDTPEFPAIYKAEASAGRDFLNALRGESMLDWTFLSPSALFEPGERTGQFRIGADELLIDAAGKSHISMEDYAIALVDELETPQRPRRRFTVGY; this comes from the coding sequence ATGAACGTCGTCATCATCGGAATCAGCGGTCGCGTCGGCTCGCGGCTGGCCAACGAACTGCTGCAACGCGGCCATAAGGTGACCGGCATCGCCCGCGATATCGGCAAGGTGGAGCCCCGTGCCGGCGTGACCCTGAAGCAGGCCGACGCCACCGACCCGACAGCCCTGGCCCCGCTTTTGGCCGGCCACGATGCCGTGATCAGCGCTTCGATGTTCCTGTCGAGCAATGCCGCCAGCCTGATCTCGGCGGTCAAGGACGCCGGCGTGCCGCGTCTGCTGGTGGTCGGCGGCGCCGGCAGTCTGGAAGTCGCCCCGGGCGTGCAACTGATCGACACCCCGGAATTTCCCGCGATCTACAAGGCCGAGGCGAGCGCCGGCCGCGACTTCCTGAATGCCCTACGTGGCGAGTCGATGCTGGACTGGACCTTCCTGTCACCGTCCGCACTGTTCGAGCCGGGCGAGCGCACCGGCCAGTTCCGCATCGGTGCCGATGAACTCTTGATCGATGCTGCCGGCAAGAGCCACATCTCGATGGAAGACTACGCCATCGCCCTGGTCGACGAACTGGAAACGCCGCAGCGCCCGCGCCGTCGCTTTACCGTCGGCTATTGA
- a CDS encoding SDR family oxidoreductase, translated as MTAISDKADTAQAPVAVITGGGRGMGEAIARELHARGYRLALMSPSGSAEQLAAELNGLGLRGSAGNEQDLENLVNRTVEAYGRIDAVVNHTGHPPKGDLLSLSDEEWLAGHELMMLSVVRMARLVTPLMEAQGKGAWVNITTFAAYEPTLKFPISCAYRSAVGAYTKLYADRYADKNIRMNALLPGYIDSLDHKPETAETIPMRRIGSVIEIAKTAAFLLSDDAGYITGQNIRVDGGITRHV; from the coding sequence ATGACGGCTATTTCGGACAAAGCCGACACCGCCCAGGCCCCGGTCGCGGTGATTACCGGTGGAGGCCGCGGCATGGGGGAAGCCATCGCCAGGGAGCTGCATGCCCGCGGCTATCGCCTTGCCCTGATGTCGCCGTCGGGCAGCGCGGAGCAGCTCGCCGCCGAGCTGAATGGTCTGGGCCTGCGCGGGTCGGCCGGCAATGAACAGGATCTGGAAAACCTGGTGAACCGTACCGTCGAGGCGTATGGCCGCATCGATGCCGTGGTCAACCATACGGGCCATCCTCCCAAAGGCGATCTGCTCTCCCTCTCGGATGAAGAGTGGCTCGCGGGCCACGAGCTGATGATGTTGAGCGTGGTGCGGATGGCTCGTCTGGTGACGCCCCTGATGGAAGCTCAGGGCAAGGGTGCCTGGGTCAACATCACCACCTTCGCCGCCTACGAGCCGACGCTGAAATTTCCGATTTCCTGCGCTTATCGATCTGCGGTGGGGGCCTACACCAAGCTCTATGCCGATCGCTATGCCGACAAGAACATCCGGATGAACGCCCTGCTGCCTGGCTATATCGACAGCCTGGATCACAAACCGGAAACCGCCGAGACAATCCCGATGCGGCGCATCGGTTCCGTGATCGAGATCGCCAAAACAGCGGCGTTCCTCCTGTCCGACGATGCCGGCTATATCACGGGTCAGAACATCCGTGTCGATGGCGGCATTACCCGGCATGTTTAA
- a CDS encoding proline racemase family protein, whose amino-acid sequence MSQFDLNWEGALDLIEVHCQGEIGKVIVGGAPEIPGTTMLEKMNHINRVDDSLRRFVTFEPRASVQMSVNLLLPPCHPDADAGFIVLQADRAHPMSGSNCICVVTALLETGRVAMVEPETIVTLDTPAGLIKARAQCQDGRCMSVSLDNVPCFVEALDKPIATPLWGEVRADIAFGGVFYAIVDAEQVGLTIEPSRARELMEAGMALKSLINEQVPVSHPELPGLDEVAYVMFRGWETDGAVRTCTTLKPGRVDRSPCGTGSSANLATMHARGLIDVGGKQQSRSIIGGEFTAEVLGVTEVAGRPAILPRITGRGWIYGREQLRIDSHDPFLNGFALSDTWGPLVDQLG is encoded by the coding sequence ATGAGCCAATTCGATCTCAACTGGGAAGGCGCTCTGGACCTGATCGAGGTGCACTGCCAGGGCGAAATCGGCAAGGTCATCGTCGGCGGCGCGCCAGAGATTCCCGGCACGACGATGCTGGAGAAGATGAACCACATCAACCGGGTCGATGACAGTTTGCGACGTTTCGTGACGTTCGAACCGCGCGCCTCGGTGCAGATGTCGGTGAACCTGCTGCTCCCGCCATGCCATCCCGACGCCGATGCCGGCTTCATCGTGCTGCAGGCCGACCGGGCTCACCCGATGTCCGGCAGCAACTGCATCTGCGTGGTGACGGCCTTGCTCGAGACCGGGCGGGTGGCGATGGTCGAGCCGGAAACCATCGTGACGCTGGATACGCCCGCCGGCCTGATCAAGGCACGCGCCCAGTGCCAGGACGGCCGTTGCATGTCGGTCAGCCTCGACAATGTGCCCTGCTTTGTCGAGGCCCTGGACAAGCCGATCGCGACGCCCCTCTGGGGCGAGGTGCGGGCCGATATTGCGTTCGGCGGGGTGTTCTACGCCATCGTCGATGCCGAGCAAGTCGGCCTGACGATCGAGCCGTCGCGAGCACGGGAGTTGATGGAAGCCGGCATGGCGCTCAAGTCGCTGATTAACGAGCAGGTACCGGTGAGCCATCCCGAGCTTCCGGGTCTCGACGAGGTCGCCTACGTCATGTTCCGGGGCTGGGAGACCGATGGCGCGGTACGGACCTGCACCACGCTCAAGCCGGGCCGCGTGGATCGCTCGCCCTGCGGAACCGGCAGCTCGGCCAATCTCGCCACGATGCACGCCCGCGGCCTCATCGATGTTGGTGGCAAGCAGCAGTCGCGCTCCATCATCGGAGGGGAGTTCACGGCTGAAGTGCTGGGGGTGACGGAAGTGGCGGGCCGCCCGGCCATTCTGCCTCGCATCACCGGTAGGGGGTGGATTTATGGCAGAGAGCAGCTTCGCATCGATAGCCATGACCCCTTCCTGAACGGCTTTGCGCTGTCGGATACCTGGGGGCCTTTGGTCGATCAATTGGGTTAA
- a CDS encoding FAD-binding oxidoreductase, producing the protein MNRTVVVGAGIVGAAIAFELQRRGRSVVLVDRDQPGRGASFGNMASIAVTEFMPISRPTTWLKIPGWLADPEGPIRLRPGYLPKLTPWLLRFLAAGRPSRVAKLEQAGAALCRRVYDDLLPMLEAAGVPDVLSEEGCLSLYASDAEFESDREHIDIIEKFGFHCPALSRDELQEREPAIAPIIKKAILFPQNKSIRDPYRLVLTLVERFREMGGVVETGEVAAIDCQDGAVKSIAFSDGRRIACQEAILAAGAYTGRLSRLIGENIPLETERGYHTQIMAPSISLRHSLIWPAKAFMVTPTAGGIRIGGTVEMAGLDAAPDYRRARVLVGRAKQALPSLQVEQTSEWMGHRPALPDTVPIISCSAKVQGVFYATGHGHLGLTYSATTARLIADLVTGQTPPLDLTPYRVDRF; encoded by the coding sequence ATGAATCGGACAGTGGTTGTCGGGGCGGGCATTGTCGGCGCCGCCATCGCTTTCGAATTGCAGCGCCGGGGACGCTCCGTCGTGCTCGTCGACCGGGATCAGCCGGGACGTGGCGCATCCTTTGGCAATATGGCGAGCATCGCCGTGACCGAATTCATGCCGATCTCGCGCCCCACGACATGGCTCAAAATCCCGGGCTGGCTGGCGGACCCGGAGGGCCCGATTCGGCTGCGCCCCGGCTACCTGCCCAAATTGACGCCGTGGCTGCTGCGGTTTCTGGCGGCCGGCCGTCCATCCCGTGTGGCCAAGCTGGAGCAAGCAGGGGCGGCGCTGTGCCGTCGGGTCTACGACGATCTGTTGCCTATGCTTGAGGCCGCCGGCGTGCCGGACGTCTTGAGCGAGGAAGGCTGCCTCAGCCTTTACGCCAGCGATGCCGAGTTCGAGAGCGACCGTGAGCATATCGACATTATCGAGAAGTTCGGATTTCACTGTCCGGCACTCTCCCGGGATGAGTTGCAGGAACGAGAACCGGCGATCGCGCCCATCATCAAGAAGGCGATTCTGTTTCCGCAGAACAAATCCATCCGCGATCCCTACCGCCTGGTCCTGACCTTGGTGGAGCGCTTCCGTGAAATGGGCGGAGTCGTCGAAACGGGCGAGGTGGCGGCCATCGATTGCCAGGATGGCGCGGTGAAAAGCATCGCCTTCTCTGACGGTCGCCGTATTGCCTGCCAGGAGGCCATTCTGGCGGCGGGCGCCTACACCGGCAGATTGTCTCGCCTGATTGGCGAGAACATTCCGCTGGAGACCGAGCGGGGTTATCACACCCAGATCATGGCGCCGAGCATTTCTTTGCGCCATTCGCTGATCTGGCCGGCCAAAGCCTTCATGGTCACGCCAACCGCAGGGGGAATCCGGATCGGTGGGACGGTCGAAATGGCCGGCCTGGATGCTGCGCCAGATTATCGCCGCGCACGTGTGCTGGTGGGTCGAGCCAAGCAGGCCCTTCCCTCTTTGCAAGTCGAGCAAACCTCGGAATGGATGGGGCATCGCCCTGCTCTCCCGGATACCGTCCCCATCATCAGCTGCTCGGCCAAGGTGCAGGGGGTCTTTTATGCGACGGGCCATGGTCATCTCGGGCTGACTTATTCGGCAACCACCGCCAGGCTGATTGCCGACCTGGTGACGGGACAGACTCCGCCGCTCGATCTGACACCCTATCGCGTTGATCGTTTTTAA
- a CDS encoding amino acid ABC transporter permease encodes MTYDFAVVLGYWEALLQGLEVTVKLTLLCAALGSALGFVTSLARVSPVRVLRWASTVYVEFFRGTPVLIQLFWFFFCLPIVLGTDISNFTAATVTLTLYTGAITSETFRASLKSIRREEIDACIALGLPRITQIIYIVLPQALLRAVPTLLSNFVSLFKESALVSAVGMADLMFIGQNISSNIAKPVEVLTVVAVIYFVVAFPLTRAVTVIERKMLAKLAI; translated from the coding sequence ATGACTTACGACTTTGCTGTGGTATTGGGCTATTGGGAGGCTCTTTTGCAGGGGCTGGAGGTGACGGTAAAGCTGACCTTGCTTTGCGCCGCCCTGGGAAGTGCGCTTGGTTTCGTAACCAGCCTCGCGCGCGTGTCGCCTGTAAGGGTTTTGCGCTGGGCCAGTACCGTGTATGTCGAATTCTTTCGCGGCACGCCGGTATTGATTCAATTGTTCTGGTTCTTCTTTTGCCTGCCGATTGTGCTGGGGACGGATATTTCGAATTTTACCGCCGCCACCGTGACACTGACTTTATATACCGGAGCCATTACCAGCGAGACCTTCCGGGCATCGTTAAAGTCGATCCGGAGGGAGGAAATCGATGCCTGCATCGCCCTGGGGCTGCCTCGGATAACGCAGATCATCTATATCGTGCTGCCACAGGCTTTGCTGCGGGCCGTACCGACGCTGCTCTCCAATTTTGTGAGCCTGTTCAAGGAAAGCGCCCTGGTTTCCGCAGTGGGTATGGCTGACCTGATGTTTATTGGCCAGAACATCTCCAGCAATATTGCCAAGCCGGTGGAAGTACTGACGGTTGTTGCCGTGATTTATTTCGTTGTCGCTTTTCCGCTTACCCGAGCCGTCACGGTCATCGAGCGGAAAATGCTGGCGAAACTCGCAATCTAA
- a CDS encoding aldehyde dehydrogenase family protein, with protein sequence MRNKLFINKLYINGVWKYPVHGGTFDVINPATEEVIHQAPAASEEDVDEAVRAARNAFDQGPWPQMSGRERAYYLRAIANGIRAKLSELARIEVIDNGKPLPEAEWDIGDAAGCFDYYASLAEELDENPVEPIALADGRFTSKAVREPLGVAGAIIPWNYPLLMAAWKVAPALAAGCTVVLKPAALTSLTALELAAIADEARLPPGVLNVVTGSGAKAGQALIDHPGVDKLAFTGSGPVGSTVMAAAARDIKRVSLELGGKSPFIVFADSDIEKAVEWIMFGIFWNQGQVCSATSRVLVQEALYQPLLDRLAEESRKIKIGNGLEEGVLLGPLVSQGQLTQVLAGIDEARRDGAKVVTGGNKPAGFDKGYFLEPTVLADVPLDSRAWTEEFFGPVVCIKPFTDEVEAIRLANDSRFGLAAAVMSADDERCERVAAKLRAGIVWINCSQPTFTEAPWGGYKQSGIGRELGRWGLDNYLETKQITRYTSDEPWGWYLK encoded by the coding sequence ATGAGAAACAAGCTGTTCATCAACAAACTGTATATCAACGGTGTCTGGAAATACCCCGTTCACGGCGGCACCTTCGACGTGATCAACCCGGCAACCGAAGAGGTCATTCACCAGGCACCTGCCGCCTCGGAGGAGGATGTGGACGAGGCCGTGCGGGCTGCCCGCAACGCCTTCGATCAGGGGCCCTGGCCTCAGATGTCCGGCCGTGAACGCGCCTATTACCTGCGTGCCATAGCCAATGGCATCCGGGCGAAACTGAGCGAGCTCGCCCGTATCGAAGTCATCGACAACGGCAAGCCGCTGCCCGAGGCCGAGTGGGATATCGGCGATGCGGCAGGCTGCTTCGATTACTATGCGTCGCTGGCGGAAGAGCTCGACGAGAACCCAGTCGAGCCGATCGCCTTGGCCGATGGCCGTTTCACGTCCAAGGCGGTGCGGGAACCGCTGGGCGTGGCTGGCGCCATCATCCCGTGGAACTACCCGCTGCTGATGGCGGCCTGGAAAGTGGCACCGGCGCTGGCCGCAGGCTGCACCGTGGTACTCAAGCCCGCCGCACTGACTTCCCTGACCGCACTCGAACTTGCCGCGATTGCCGACGAGGCCCGCCTGCCCCCTGGCGTTCTGAACGTGGTGACGGGCTCTGGTGCAAAGGCAGGCCAGGCCCTGATCGATCATCCCGGCGTGGACAAACTGGCCTTTACCGGCTCGGGCCCCGTCGGTTCCACGGTCATGGCCGCTGCGGCTCGCGATATCAAGAGGGTCAGCCTCGAACTAGGCGGCAAATCGCCTTTCATCGTCTTTGCCGACAGCGATATCGAGAAGGCGGTCGAGTGGATCATGTTCGGGATTTTCTGGAACCAGGGCCAAGTCTGCTCGGCCACCTCGCGTGTGCTGGTCCAGGAAGCATTGTATCAGCCGCTGTTGGATCGTCTCGCCGAGGAGAGTCGCAAGATCAAGATCGGCAACGGTCTGGAAGAAGGCGTTCTGCTGGGCCCCCTGGTTTCTCAAGGCCAGCTAACCCAGGTATTGGCGGGTATCGACGAGGCCCGCCGTGACGGTGCCAAGGTTGTCACTGGCGGCAACAAACCGGCCGGTTTCGACAAAGGTTACTTCCTCGAACCCACAGTCCTGGCCGACGTCCCGCTGGATAGCCGCGCCTGGACCGAGGAGTTCTTCGGGCCGGTGGTGTGCATCAAGCCGTTTACCGACGAGGTCGAAGCCATCCGCTTGGCCAACGATAGCCGCTTCGGCCTGGCTGCCGCCGTGATGTCGGCCGATGACGAGCGCTGCGAGCGCGTCGCGGCCAAGCTGCGGGCGGGGATCGTCTGGATCAACTGCTCCCAGCCCACGTTCACGGAAGCGCCGTGGGGCGGCTACAAGCAGTCCGGTATCGGTCGCGAGCTCGGCCGCTGGGGGCTCGATAACTATCTCGAAACCAAGCAGATTACCCGCTACACCAGCGACGAACCGTGGGGGTGGTACCTGAAATGA
- the dapA gene encoding 4-hydroxy-tetrahydrodipicolinate synthase, translating to MELKGIIPALVTPFDAKGNIDFKTFEKLLEFQLARGVSGFVPLGTTGEYYAMSDAERADVLRCVKEVVGNRALLIAGTNSSCTRNVIAHTETAKKLGYDTVLLAPPYYALPSQEELIAHYQAVLDAVDVEIVLYNYPVRAGVEVGFETMDAFADNPRVIGIKESSGNLLRAIEINKRYGDKYQLSCGSDDQALDFFMWGAKSWICGPANFMIDPVIRFYNKFNAGDLVGAQEEMRKMFPVMANLESGKFVQKVKYGCELAGVPVGDTRLPLLPLTEGEKLSLADAFAGISA from the coding sequence ATGGAACTGAAAGGCATCATCCCGGCTCTCGTTACGCCGTTCGACGCAAAGGGCAATATTGACTTCAAAACTTTCGAGAAACTGCTTGAGTTTCAGCTTGCTCGTGGTGTTAGTGGCTTTGTGCCATTGGGCACCACCGGCGAGTACTACGCCATGTCCGACGCTGAGCGAGCAGATGTGCTCCGTTGTGTGAAAGAGGTCGTGGGTAACCGGGCACTCTTGATCGCTGGCACCAACTCCAGCTGCACGCGTAATGTGATCGCGCACACCGAAACGGCCAAGAAACTGGGCTACGACACGGTGCTGCTCGCCCCACCTTACTACGCCCTGCCGAGCCAGGAAGAACTGATCGCGCATTACCAGGCGGTGCTCGATGCGGTCGATGTCGAAATCGTGCTTTACAACTACCCGGTGCGTGCCGGTGTGGAAGTGGGTTTCGAAACGATGGATGCGTTTGCCGACAATCCTCGCGTCATCGGTATCAAGGAGAGCAGCGGCAACCTGCTGCGCGCTATTGAAATCAACAAGCGCTATGGCGACAAATACCAGTTGTCTTGCGGCAGCGACGACCAGGCGCTGGACTTCTTCATGTGGGGCGCCAAGAGCTGGATTTGCGGTCCGGCCAACTTCATGATCGATCCGGTCATCCGCTTCTACAACAAGTTCAATGCGGGCGACCTGGTGGGTGCACAGGAAGAAATGCGCAAGATGTTCCCGGTCATGGCCAATCTTGAGTCGGGCAAGTTCGTCCAGAAAGTGAAGTACGGCTGCGAATTGGCTGGCGTGCCTGTCGGCGATACTCGCCTGCCGCTGCTTCCTCTTACCGAGGGTGAAAAGCTCAGTCTGGCGGATGCCTTTGCCGGCATCTCCGCCTGA
- a CDS encoding amino acid ABC transporter permease, protein MSYSFDFTGLQQGYDSLLEGLKVTVQLTLAANLMGITLGFVVALLVMSRIKIIRTPVMLFIEFFRCTPAIIQIVWFFYCVPILFDVYLDSITMGVLALGLNLTAFNAEAYRAAIQSVPKEQHDAGIALGLSPFQRIIYIVLPHALRASLPVLITNGIGIFQQTALVAIVAIQDLMYQGKSLATTTYRPIETFTLIAVIYFAVSFPIAQLVQFIERRREVASR, encoded by the coding sequence ATGTCTTACAGCTTTGATTTCACCGGTCTGCAACAAGGGTACGACAGCCTGCTGGAGGGCCTTAAGGTCACGGTGCAGCTCACCCTGGCCGCCAATCTGATGGGTATCACCCTCGGATTCGTTGTCGCCCTCCTGGTCATGAGCCGGATAAAAATCATTCGGACTCCGGTCATGCTGTTCATCGAGTTCTTTCGATGTACGCCAGCCATTATCCAGATCGTCTGGTTTTTCTATTGCGTGCCGATTCTGTTCGATGTCTATCTGGATTCGATCACGATGGGCGTTCTGGCTCTGGGCTTGAACCTGACGGCATTCAATGCGGAAGCGTATCGCGCCGCAATTCAATCGGTGCCCAAGGAACAGCACGACGCGGGTATTGCACTCGGCCTCAGTCCTTTCCAACGCATCATTTATATCGTCTTGCCGCATGCCTTACGCGCTTCCCTGCCCGTCTTGATTACCAACGGCATCGGGATTTTCCAGCAGACGGCATTGGTGGCGATCGTGGCGATTCAGGATCTGATGTACCAGGGCAAATCCCTGGCTACGACGACCTACCGTCCGATTGAGACCTTTACGCTGATCGCGGTGATTTATTTTGCGGTGTCCTTCCCTATCGCCCAGCTCGTGCAATTCATCGAGCGGCGACGCGAAGTGGCAAGCCGTTGA
- a CDS encoding methyl-accepting chemotaxis protein, whose amino-acid sequence MTIAKRLMILVAGALIGCLFIGGVAIIQTASVNNSSLRISEDTIPSIVTINKISREFDSIRGLTYRHIIQADPSKNPIIEEKIASTREELNGAVKAYSRFVHDARDNSLFLVTKAQIGDYLAEMDKALDYSRNNKILEAGASAEKLATLGDKAVAAIKSNVDYNLQLAAANRASMSSAATRAWWIIGAAIALMVLVLTLSGMLIYRQICGSLHNAQKAIKAIESSLDFTIRTEAKEHDEISQTLAVFNLLIERLQSNLLALKEGVKEVSLTSASLLGASQQVAQSSSQQSASSSHISVSVEQMTASISHVATRANEASELSSRAGRNAQNGQKIIDVTVGNIHSIATAVEAAASDIQELGAKSKDITTIVNVISDVAEQTNLLALNAAIEAARAGESGRGFAVVADEVRKLAERTAASTQEISHIIQSILRASESAADRMENAVNQVEQGVKGASSAQQSMALIYDSSSQSQKVATEISDVLGEQRLAASNIALQVEKFAGMTNENSSAAGQAASIAEKLEKVSGKMRGIVDAYRL is encoded by the coding sequence ATGACAATAGCCAAGCGTTTGATGATCCTGGTTGCTGGAGCACTGATCGGCTGTTTGTTTATTGGTGGCGTCGCCATCATCCAGACGGCCAGTGTCAATAACTCCTCTCTCAGGATAAGTGAAGACACCATCCCCAGCATCGTGACCATCAACAAAATATCACGAGAGTTCGATTCGATCAGGGGGCTGACCTATCGGCATATCATCCAGGCGGACCCAAGCAAGAACCCTATCATTGAAGAAAAAATTGCCAGCACCAGAGAAGAACTGAATGGCGCAGTCAAGGCTTACTCCCGATTTGTCCATGACGCCAGAGACAATAGCCTGTTTCTGGTGACAAAGGCACAGATCGGAGACTACCTGGCCGAGATGGATAAAGCGCTCGACTATTCCAGGAACAACAAGATTCTGGAAGCCGGGGCGAGTGCGGAGAAGTTGGCGACCCTCGGCGACAAGGCCGTTGCCGCCATCAAGTCGAATGTGGATTACAACCTCCAGCTTGCCGCGGCCAACAGAGCCTCGATGAGCTCGGCCGCCACCAGGGCATGGTGGATCATAGGTGCGGCCATCGCGCTGATGGTGCTTGTACTGACCCTGTCGGGCATGCTGATTTACCGGCAGATTTGCGGCAGTTTGCACAATGCTCAAAAAGCCATAAAGGCCATCGAGTCCTCCCTTGATTTTACTATTCGCACGGAAGCCAAAGAGCATGATGAAATCAGCCAGACTCTGGCCGTCTTCAACCTGTTGATTGAACGCCTGCAGTCCAATCTGCTTGCCTTGAAAGAGGGCGTGAAGGAGGTGTCGCTCACATCGGCAAGCTTGCTCGGCGCGTCACAGCAGGTAGCGCAGAGCTCTAGCCAGCAAAGTGCATCCTCCTCTCATATATCTGTCTCGGTAGAGCAAATGACAGCCAGTATCAGCCATGTCGCGACGCGGGCAAACGAGGCAAGCGAGCTGTCCAGTCGGGCTGGCCGTAATGCTCAGAATGGGCAGAAAATCATCGATGTGACGGTGGGCAATATCCATTCGATTGCCACTGCCGTGGAGGCAGCGGCGAGTGATATCCAGGAGCTTGGGGCCAAAAGCAAGGACATTACCACCATCGTCAATGTCATCAGCGATGTCGCGGAGCAAACCAATTTGCTCGCCTTGAATGCGGCGATCGAAGCGGCCAGGGCCGGCGAGTCTGGGAGAGGCTTTGCGGTTGTGGCCGACGAGGTGCGAAAATTGGCGGAGCGAACCGCGGCCTCGACACAAGAAATCAGCCATATCATTCAATCTATCCTGCGCGCGTCCGAAAGTGCGGCTGACCGGATGGAGAATGCGGTGAATCAGGTCGAACAGGGAGTGAAGGGAGCGAGCTCGGCACAGCAGTCGATGGCGCTTATTTACGATTCGTCGAGCCAAAGCCAGAAAGTAGCAACCGAAATATCCGATGTATTGGGAGAGCAAAGGCTTGCTGCAAGCAATATCGCGTTGCAAGTGGAGAAATTTGCCGGCATGACGAATGAAAACAGCAGCGCTGCGGGCCAGGCAGCGTCGATTGCCGAAAAACTTGAAAAGGTGTCTGGCAAGATGAGAGGAATTGTGGACGCCTACCGCCTCTAA
- a CDS encoding DUF1289 domain-containing protein gives MAIKSPCIDLCKFDGKTGFCHGCLRTREECREWRKMKDYRRHQILQDMERRKDKLSKKVKP, from the coding sequence ATGGCTATCAAATCACCTTGCATCGATCTCTGTAAGTTTGACGGTAAAACTGGGTTTTGCCATGGATGTCTGCGGACTCGTGAAGAGTGCCGGGAGTGGCGAAAGATGAAAGACTATCGCCGCCACCAGATCCTGCAAGATATGGAGCGGCGAAAGGATAAGTTATCAAAAAAGGTTAAGCCATAA
- a CDS encoding DsbA family protein: MTTAVLHYLYDPLCGWCYGAAPLIEAARAIPGLRVELHGGGMMAGANRQPASEALRNYVMPHDHRIAALTGQAFGADYFDGLLRDSGAVFDSAPPTTAILAAEALGGRGADLLKRIQIAHYVEGRRIADTEVLGQLAAGIGLDPAAFAAEFARQDGAATQAHITASRHLLSRVGGRGFPTFALQLGETLTVLDAGRFLGQPAAWRAFLEQHGQPAQAEDSESAAQEGCANGSCAI; encoded by the coding sequence ATGACCACGGCCGTACTGCATTACCTCTACGACCCGCTGTGCGGCTGGTGCTACGGCGCCGCGCCGCTGATCGAGGCTGCCCGCGCTATCCCGGGGCTGCGCGTGGAGCTGCACGGCGGCGGCATGATGGCCGGCGCCAATCGTCAGCCGGCCAGCGAGGCGCTGCGCAACTACGTGATGCCGCACGACCACCGCATCGCCGCCCTGACCGGGCAAGCGTTCGGCGCCGACTACTTCGACGGCCTGTTGCGCGACAGCGGCGCGGTGTTCGACTCGGCGCCGCCGACCACGGCCATCCTCGCCGCCGAAGCCCTCGGTGGACGTGGCGCCGACCTGCTCAAACGCATTCAGATAGCCCACTACGTCGAAGGCCGGCGCATCGCCGATACCGAGGTGCTGGGCCAGTTGGCGGCCGGCATCGGTCTCGACCCGGCGGCCTTTGCCGCCGAGTTCGCCCGTCAGGATGGCGCGGCCACCCAAGCTCACATCACGGCAAGCCGTCACTTGCTGAGTCGCGTCGGCGGACGGGGCTTCCCGACCTTCGCGTTGCAACTGGGCGAAACGCTGACGGTGCTCGATGCCGGCCGTTTCCTGGGTCAACCCGCTGCCTGGCGTGCCTTCCTCGAACAGCACGGGCAGCCGGCGCAGGCCGAGGACTCGGAATCGGCAGCCCAGGAAGGCTGTGCCAACGGTAGCTGTGCCATTTGA